A genomic region of Colletotrichum destructivum chromosome 5, complete sequence contains the following coding sequences:
- a CDS encoding Putative mycotoxin biosynthesis protein UstYa: MHRFHTQHCLYVLMKQLTCRPSTEMFVFEWVEGNLAPFPDFNVHETCVDFEAVLNWHTASSRPRRDILSLRAPEGQARLPLPDDIKHVIRLSEDS; the protein is encoded by the coding sequence ATGCACCGTTTCCACACACAACATTGCCTGTACGTGTTGATGAAGCAGCTGACGTGCCGTCCAAGCACGGAGATGTTTGTATTTGAGTGGGTTGAGGGAAACCTGGCACCGTTCCCCGACTTCAATGTCCATGAGACGTGCGTAGACTTTGAGGCGGTGCTGAACTGGCACACTGCCTCGTCAAGACCGCGCAGAGACATACTCAGTCTCAGGGCGCCCGAGGGCCAGGCAAGACTTCCTTTACCGGACGATATCAAACACGTAATAAGACTTTCGGAGGACAGTTGA
- a CDS encoding Putative mycotoxin biosynthesis protein UstYa, which yields MMERQSNDESIEYHDSSEYVGFLGKRRFQRKVPKPSRMYEWLQRLFYVSTTTLNIVAIILLVRVYSASSSASVAEEASHVVPSCGDDIHISNHDQYEHLSEPWVDPRGNTLWKVSWAHQLHCLYLIMNDFDRLVRYGVTRKENQVEEGHFQVHTNHCFDYLRQSILCTSDMTLEGKVLGRDANPGTDGWGHLHTCRNHREVVQWVEERRVKDKGFIIDPGSPL from the exons ATGATGGAACGCCAGTCAAATGACGAATCGATCGAATACCATGACTCATCTGAATACGTTGGTTTCCTTGGCAAACGTCGCTTTCAAAGGAAAGTCCCGAAGCCATCTCGCATGTACGAATGGCTACAACGGCTCTTCTATGTAAGCACAACGACTTTGAACATTGTTGCCATCATCTTGCTGGTTCGCGTGTATTCGGCCAGCTCTTCTGCTTCGGTGGCAGAAGAAGCCAGCCATGTTGTTCCTTCAT GCGGAGACGACATTCACATATCAAATCACGACCAGTACGAGCATCTCAGTGAGCCGTGGGTTGATCCCAGGGGCAACACGCTGTGGAAGGTATCTTGGGCCCACCAGTTGCACTGCTTGTATCTCATCATGAACGATTTCGATAGGCTCGTCCGGTATGGAGTAACTCGAAAGGAGAACCAGGTCGAAGAGGGCCACTTTCAGGTTCACACAAACCACTGCTTTGATTACCTGCGACAGAGCATTCTCTGTACCTCGGATATGACACTGGAAGGCAAAGTGTTGGGAAGAGACGCAAACCCGGGAACAGACGGCTGGGGGCATCTTCATACTTGCCGAAACCACCGAGAGGTGGTTCAATGGGTAGAAGAGCGCAGAGTCAAGGACAAGGGATTCATCATCGACCCCGGATCTCCACTGTGA
- a CDS encoding Putative ferric reductase transmembrane component-like domain-containing protein yields MFNIPFVPAKLPTMNQLLCNIVLFLTFAASAATVIVLTFVPCYATICSEDYFDFETRLHLIIYYGLLAVLGISLLLRKYFPRVRTISGHHLLPGGPLVSKSVTVGGLLASVWIVGVTASTTVFWLPAQWDFWGQRADPLGWMSAKIQLTITGVTGHYADILLGLLIIPVSRNNLIGKGLSLHQSTLLFMHKMVAYLYSAAATAHGITYILYATDSSSKGDEAKEEAFATGNPAMTLSESKQRSEWFTLTTYTGIAAILPVWIIVITSIPWIRRNHYNFFYYNHVLFGLVIFVAASIHASTDFYLLMPGLLLWLADWACRIFAGEAGGLSSKTSATLENAGNGWLRITLPPLRRLDDSYSRVVALEEKGRPSFQPLLYYHLQIPAISRLQNHAFTAAIPSSIESGPVFLLQPTTGKSQKRLNKEWTWKLASLVSEPLSTKTINVKAEGPYGVGDSGFETASHIICIVGGTGITGACSLAHWWLERRPENTLFTLVWTVRDRKASMIREWTDLQQTASSVPNLTTFTHVSSEVGRVVPSEHLNNALASAGGAVASSSGHAWVYSSGPTGLLDSVERACIRAQKSIRVAKDGKGASSWAVQDIGWYVAKWEV; encoded by the exons ATGTTCAACATCCCCTTCGTACCCGCAAAACTTCCGACCATGAATCAATTATTGTGCAACATTGTGTTGTTCCTTACATTCGCCGCATCGGCCGCAACAGTAATAGTGCTCACCTTCGTGCCGTGTTACGCAACAATCTGCTCCGAAGATTATTTCGACTTCGAAACACGGTTACATCTCATCATTTACTACGGCCTTCTTGCGGTACTTGGCATCTCGCTTCTGCTCCGAAAATACTTTCCCCGAGTTCGGACGATCAGTGGTCATCATCTGCTACCTGGTGGGCCACTCGTGAGCAAGAGTGTGACCGTTGGTGGCTTGTTGGCTTCCGTCTGGATTGTTGGAGTCACCGCTTCGACAACAGTCTTTTGGCTACCGGCACAATGGGACTTTTGGGGCCAGCGAGCAGACCCTCTTGGCTGGATGAGTGCCAAGATCCAACTCACCATCACGGGCGTCACCGGGCATTATGCTGACATATTGTTGGGGCTCTTGATCATTCCCGTCTCGAGAAACAATCTGATTGGAAAGGGACTCTCGCTGCATCAAAGCACGTTGTTGTTCATGCATAAGATGGTCGCGTATCTCtactcggcggcggcaactgcCCATGGTATCACCTACATA CTTTATGCAACCGATTCCAGCAGCAAGGGAGATGAGGCGAAAGAAGAAGCATTCGCCACAGGCAACCCGGCAATGACACTCTCAGAGAGCAAGCAAAGAAGCGAATGGTTCACCTTGACCACTTATACCGGAATCGCTGCGATCTTGCCGGTGTGGATTATCGTTATCACGTCGATACCCTGGATTCGCCGGAACCATTACAACTTCTTTTACTACAACCACGTCCTCTTTGGCCTGGTCATCTTCGTCGCAGCTAGCATTCACGCCAGCACTGACTTTTACCTCCTCATGCCCGGCTTGCTCCTATGGCTTGCCGATTGGGCATGCCGCATCTTCGCGGGAGAAGCGGGGGGACTTTCTTCAAAGACGAGTGCCACCTTGGAGAACGCAGGAAACGGGTGGCTCCGGATCACTCTGCCTCCACTGAGGAGGTTAGATGACTCTTACAGCAGAGTAGTTGCCTTGGAAGAGAAAGGCAGGCCAAGTTTCCAGCCACTTCTCTACTATCACCTCCAGATCCCGGCCATCAGCAGACTTCAAAACCACGCCTTCACTGCGGCGATCCCAAGCTCCATCGAGTCTGGTCCCGTCTTTCTTCTGCAACCGACCACTGGGAAGTCTCAGAAAAGACTCAACAAGGAATGGACCTGGAAGCTGGCCTCGCTCGTGTCTGAGCCATTGAGCACCAAGACCATAAACGTTAAAGCTGAGGGTCCTTACGGTGTCGGTGACAGTGGATTCGAAACAGCCTCCCATATTATTTGCATTGTGGGAGGCACAGGCATCACCGGCGCTTGCAGTCTCGCACACTGGTGGCTGGAAAGGCGTCCCGAGAACACGTTATTCACTCTGGTTTGGACTGTGCGAGATAGAAAAGCCTCGATGATCAGGGAATGGACAGATCTCCAACAGACGGCGAGCTCTGTGCCGAACCTGACCACTTTTACACACGTGAGCTCAGAGGTTGGCAGAGTCGTTCCTTCGGAGCATCTGAACAACGCTCTTGCTTCAGCTGGAGGGGCAGTTGCATCTTCGAGCGGGCACGCATGGGTATACAGCTCTGGGCCAACTGGTCTGCTTGACAGTGTCGAAAGAGCGTGCATCAGAGCTCAGAAGAGCATTCGTGTTGCTAAGGACGGAAAAGGCGCAAGCAGCTGGGCGGTCCAAGACATCGGCTGGTACGTAGCAAAGTGGGAGGTTTGA
- a CDS encoding Putative presenilin/signal peptide peptidase gives MASTPVPSPATPPFDQATHNLTGNFTGNFIDGNSTSAALEWDLYVYASFFTMEAKLIFSALATIYIGAHGSLRRPPSAAPAKRKKGERERKEDEPITEGLLPTDAILFPLLAGAMLIGLYYLIQWLQDPAILNKILRVYMSIMGVASLSTLIAHSLRVAVEFLFPNYFRHNRSLYRVDADDESFVKFTGEDVDRSNAQFLQKSNPLPFGLRSLFPFNTIKVNRFLWDLRHVLKDEWTVRTKVHGLFHEKFHISVLHIIGFILAVTAVFTYFMSGSPFLSNLMGYGFCYGSFLIMSPTTFATGSLVLMGLFFYDIVMVFYTPYMITVATKLDVPIKLQFQSAARSSILGLGDIVVPGIVMCLALRFDMWRHYQRQIKYVPTDLKSDQRDADSGDVVTVSETQHMAQKATYLDTTGCWGDWFWSSSWLGLLKGGQEMSPPSVRGSTFSKTYFNASLIGYTLGMLFTLCMLTIFKHGQPALLYLVPGVLGSLWLTGLVRGELKEMWMYTEDGTLDTCDVVVELDGNGNVVKEIKKDTEKDEDDKKKIAEDQKAEDEKKVAGKNEAEKTEYSIAEFSITAPLRKPKTQ, from the exons ATGGCTTCAACACCGGTCCCCAGCCCGGCCACGCCTCCCTTCGACCAAGCCACGCATAACCTCACTGGCAACTTCACTGGCAACTTCATTGACGGAAACTCTACCTCCGCCGCTCTTGAATGGGATCTTTACGTTTACGCCAGCTTCTTCACAATGGAGGCCAAGCTCATCTTCAGCGCCTTGGCCACCATCTACATTGGCGCCCATGGTTCCCTTCGCCGTCCCCCTTCCGCCGCTCCTGCGAAGCGTAAGAAAGGGGAGCGTGAGCGCAAAGAGGACGAGCCTATCACCGAGGGTCTCTTGCCCACCGATGCCATTCTCTTTCCCCTCTTGGCCGGCGCCATGCTGATCGGCCTATACTACCTCATCCAGTGGCTCCAGGACCCGGCCATCCTCAACAAGATCCTGCGGGTGTACATGTCCATCATGGGCGTCGCCAGCTTGTCGACCCTGATCGCGCATTCGCTGCGGGTTGCTGTGGAATTCCTCTTCCCCAACTACTTCCGCCACAACCGTTCGCTGTaccgcgtcgacgccgatgatgaaTCATTCGTCAAGTTCACGGGGGAGGACGTAGACCGAAGCAACGCGCAGTTTCTCCAGAAGAGCAACCCGTTGCCATTCGGTCTTCGCTCTTTGTTTCCGTTCAACACAATCAAGGTCAACCGATTCCTCTGGGACTTACGCCATGTCCTTAAGGACGAGTGGACGGTAAGGACCAAGGTTCACGGCCTCTTCCACGAAAAATTCCACATCTCCGTCCTCCACATCATCGGCTTTATCCTGGCTGTCACGGCTGTTTTCACCTACTTCATGTCTGGGTCGCCCTTCCTCTCCAACCTGATGGGCTACGGCTTTTGCTACGGCTCGTTCCTGATCATGTCCCCGACGACCTTTGCCACCGGAAGCTTGGTATTGATGGGTCTCTTCTTCTACGACATTGTCATGGTCTTCTACAC ACCGTACATGATCACCGTCGCCACGAAGCTGGATGTTCCCATCAAGCTCCAGTTCCAGTCTGCTGCTAGGTCTAGCATTCTCGGTCTCGGAGACATCGTTGTCCCTGGCATCGTCATGTGTCTCGCTCTCCGTTTCGACATGTGGCGACACTATCAACGACAGATCAAGTACGTCCCCACCGACTTGAAGTCCGACCAGCGCGACGCCGACTCAGGCGACGTTGTCACCGTCAGTGAAACCCAGCACATGGCCCAGAAGGCTACTTACCTCGACACCACCGGATGCTGGGGAGATTGGTTctggtcgtcgtcatggCTGGGCCTGCTCAAGGGTGGCCAGGAGATGTCCCCGCCGAGTGTTCGGGGGTCAACTTTCAGCAAGACCTATTTCAACGCCTCTTTGATTGGCTACACCCTCGGCATGCTGTTTACCCTTTGCATGCTTACCATCTTCAAGCACGGCCAGCCCGCGCTATTGTACCTCGTCCCTGGCGTACTAGGCTCCTTGTGGCTGACTGGCCTCGTCCGAGGAGAGCTCAAGGAGATGTGGATGTATACCGAAGACGGAACACTGGACACGTGCGACGTCgtggtcgagctcgacggcaacggcaacgtgGTCAAAGAGATCAAGAAGGACACAGAGAAGGATGAAGACGATAAGAAGAAAATAGCCGAGGACCAGAAAGCcgaggatgagaagaaggTGGCTGGCAAAAATGAGGCCGAGAAGACTGAGTACAGCATAGCAGAGTTCTCCATAACTGCCCCGCTTAGGAAGCCAAAGACGCAGTGA
- a CDS encoding Putative cyclophilin-type peptidyl-prolyl cis-trans isomerase domain-containing protein translates to MTTNVALETSMGTVIVELYTAHAPKTCTNFSTLASRGYYNDTVIHRIIPNFMVQAGDPTGTGRGGTSIYGEKFADEIHPGLKHTGAGVLSMANAGPDTNGSQFFITLAPTPWLDGKHTIFGRVKNGLSVVKRMGLVKTGPEDRPLEDVKILRASVVEDPGADEA, encoded by the exons ATGACGACAAACGTCGCACTCGAGACCTCAATG GGCACCGTAATTGTCGAGCTCTACACCGCCCACGCCCCCAAGACCTGCACCAACTTCTCCACTCTCGCATCGCGCGGCTACTACAACGACACCGTCATCCACCGTATCATCCCCAACTTCATGgtccaggccggcgacccAACTGGcaccggccgcggcggcacctCCATCTATGGCGAAAAGTTTGCCGACGAGATCCATCCGGGCCTCAAGcacaccggcgccggcgtcctctCCATGGCCAACGCGGGTCCCGACACGAACGGTTCCCAGTTCTTCATCACCCTCGCTCCGACCCCGTGGCTCGACGGCAAGCACACCATCTTTGGTCGCGTCAAGAATGGCCTCAGCGTCGTCAAGAGAATGGGCCTCGTCAAGACGGGGCCCGAGGACCGGCCCTTGGAGGATGTCAAGATCCTGAGGGCGTCCGTCGTAGAGGACCCcggcgcggacgaggcgTAG
- a CDS encoding Putative GNAT domain, acyl-CoA N-acyltransferase yields the protein MSLPQTATMKPTQSSIKSFFQPRQQPSYAPPPPSSKYAPAPPTTGAATATAPPPAAKPPTSTTITPPPSTTTASPPAPATTPPTPAASMPIHPSASIRPVDDHDLQPLRRINSLLLPVAYPETFYAAALTGPLSRVITWSDPSSPGVEQVVGGVVSRIEPSPFPPASPGARPEHALYIQSLALLSPYRSYGLATAVIDHLVAAAADLSPEINLRHIYAHVWTDNEEGMHWYTARGFERYGEPLQGYYIKLRPDSAWIVRRTVGPLSVGAGSRHTEKTAAPVPGPTAAVANLPPMSGGPPRAADESLSRTPSGQSFQNRRAATEWNDLPEDMASSMLAPPRNSGGSGASSRSSSSVRKKRDRSYPAAAFQG from the coding sequence atgTCTCTCCCTCAGACCgcgacgatgaagccgacACAGTCTTCGATAAAGTCCTTTTTCCAACCCCGCCAACAACCGTCTTATGcacccccgccgccgtcgtcaaagTACGCGCCCGCGCCTCCGACAACTGGAGCTGCTACTGCTactgcccctcctcccgccgccaaACCCCCCACCTCGACCACGATAACACCTCCCCCTTCAACAACCACGGCAtcaccaccggcgccggcgacgacgccccCGACACCAGCGGCCTCGATGCCCATCCATCCTAGTGCCAGCATTCGCCCCGTAGACGACCATGACCTCCAGCCCCTCCGCCGAATAaactccctcctcctcccagtCGCCTACCCCGAGACTttctacgccgccgcccttaCGGGCCCCCTCTCCCGCGTCATCACCTGGTCCGACCCGTCCTCCCCCGGCGTGGAGCAGGTCGTTGGTGGCGTCGTCTCCCGCATCGaaccctcccccttcccgcccgcctcgccaGGCGCTCGCCCCGAACACGCCCTCTACATTCAATCCCTagccctcctctccccctaCCGCTCCTACGGCCTCGCGACTGCAGTCATCGATCaccttgtcgccgccgccgccgattTGTCTCCAGAAATCAATCTCCGCCATATCTACGCCCACGTGTGGACGGACAATGAGGAGGGCATGCACTGGTACACTGCACGCGGCTTCGAGCGCTACGGGGAGCCACTACAGGGATACTATATCAAGCTGCGCCCCGACTCGGCCTGGATCGTCCGCCGCACTGTTGGGCCATTGTCGGTCGGTGCTGGCAGTCGACACACTGAGAAGACGGCTGCGCCCGTCCCCGGTCCCACCGCAGCTGTTGCAAACCTTCCTCCCATGAGCGGCGGTCCGCCTCGGGCCGCCGACGAGTCACTCTCAAGAACCCCCTCAGGCCAATCCTTCCAAAACCGCCGTGCCGCCACAGAGTGGAACGACCTGCCTGAAGACATGGCTTCGAGCATGCTCGCCCCTCCCCGGAACAGCGGCGGCTCAGGTGCGAGCTCAAGAAGCAGCTCCAGcgtgaggaagaagagggacagATCGTACCCCGCTGCGGCGTTCCAGGGGTAG
- a CDS encoding Putative hexokinase, ATPase, nucleotide binding domain-containing protein has translation MALEAETTRVVDQFELSDAYVNRAVKEFLGQMHDGLQKDGTSMSQIPTYVTGVPNGTEKGLYLAVDLGGTNFRVCSVQLNGDTTFNLTYSKVAIPKELMVAKTAEELFSFLAEQIELFLREHHAEHFEQHVRRRQTYSAPEGYRDEHVFRLGFTFSFPVQQLGINKGNLIRWTKGFDIPDAVGKDVCALLQTEIDKLHLPVRVAALVNDTVGTLMARSYTSTGKSGSILGAIFGTGTNGAYLEKLSNIKKPIVGDFETSTGEMVVNTEWGSFDNQLNVLPNTSWDDALDKASVNPGIQMFEKRVSGMFLGEIVRLTILDMLKDEKLSLFKDQNSSFNDWKSTTDISPKSSMFQQWGLDSAIMSVAAADNTPELSTLRQELESILHVYTPSLEDAQAFKAVAGAVGRRAARLSAVAIGAIVLQSGKLDDPEEEVIDIGVDGSLVEHYPFFRDMIYEALRAIDGIGAKGAEKIRIGIAKDGSGVGAALIALVAAGMEKEGDVLADFRENVKKELDSLPVPHQELSTTTNTALIIGGLVGVAAIAAVWWSRYNRQS, from the exons ATGGCGCTTGAAGCCGAGACAACACGAGTCGTCGACCAGTTCGAGCTCTCCGATGCCTACGTCAACCGTGCTGTCAAGGAATTCCTCGGCCAGATGC ACGATGGGCTTCAAAAGGATGGAACCAGCATGAGCCAGATCCCGACGTATGTCACTGGCGTGCCCAACGGCACCGAAAAG GGTCTctacctcgccgtcgaccttggcggAACCAACTTCCGCGTCTGCTCCGTCCAGCTTAATGGCGACACTACGTTCAACCTCACCTACAGCAAAGTCGCGATCCCCAAGGAGCTCATGGTCGCCAAGACTGCCGAGGAgctcttttccttccttgcCGAGCAAATTGAGCTCTTCCTGCGTGAGCACCACGCCGAGCACTTCGAGCAGCAcgtgcgccgccgtcaaACCTACAGCGCCCCCGAGGGTTACCGCGACGAGCATGTCTTCCGTCTAGGCTTCACTTTCAGCTTCCCCGTCCAGCAGCTTGGCATCAACAAGGGTAACCTCATCCGCTGGACCAAGGGCTTCGACAtccccgacgccgtcggtAAGGATGTTTGTGCTCTGCTGCAGACCGAGATCGACAAGCTACACCTCCCCGTCCGAGTCGCCGCTCTCGTCAACGACACCGTCGGAACTCTTATGGCGAGATCCTACACTTCGACCGGCAAGTCGGGCTCCATTCTCGGCGCAATcttcggcaccggcaccaacggTGCTTATCTGGAAAAGCTTTCCAACATCAAGAAGCCAATTGTCGGCGACTTCGAGACGTCCACCGGCGAGATGGTCGTCAACACTGAGTGGGGCTCCTTCGACAACCAGCTCAATGTGCTGCCCAACACCTCCTGggacgacgccctcgacaaggccagcGTCAACCCTGGCATCCAAATGTTCGAGAAGCGTGTCTCTGGCATGTTCCTCGGCGAGATCGTCCGCCTGACCATCCTTGACATgctcaaggacgagaagctgtCGCTATTCAAGGATCAGAACTCGAGCTTTAACGACTGGAAGTCGACAACCGATATCAGCCCGAAGTCCAGCATGTTCCAGCAGTGGGGCCTCGACAGCGCCATCATGtctgttgctgccgccgacaacacCCCCGAGCTGTCGACCTTGAGACAGGAGCTTGAGTCAATTCTGCATGTCTACACCCCCTCGCTCGAGGACGCGCAGGCTTTCAAGGCCGTTGCAGGCGCCGTCGGTCGCCGCGCTGCCCGCCTTTCTGCCGTTGCCATTggcgccatcgtcctccAGTCTGGCAAGCTTGACGACCCTGAGGAGGAGGTCATCGACATTGGCGTGGACGGCAGTTTGGTTGAACACTACCCCTTCTTCCGCGACATGATCTacgaggccctgcgcgcAATTGACGGTATTGGCGCTAAGGGAGCTGAGAAGATCCGCATCGGTATTGCAAAGGACGGCAGCGGAGTTGGCGCTGCACTCATCGCTCTTGTGGCGGCTGGCATGGAGAAGGAAGGCGATGTCTTGGCTGACTTTAGAGAAAACGTCAAGAAGGAGTTGGACTCACTCCCTGTACCTC ATCAAGAGCTTTCAACGACAACGAACACTGCCCTGATCATTGGCGGTCTTGTGGGCGTTGCAGCCATTGCAGCTGTCTGGTGGTCGCGCTATAACCGTCAATCATGA
- a CDS encoding Putative molybdate-anion transporter, MFS transporter superfamily translates to MSFYQINLAVFAAGNGYMLYRQYKRQEQEVLDELKQEAAGVEEADGNEDIELRHLLAEPAESQAAIRQFRLDFFPVYALAMAADWLQGPHIYAIYKYEKNIPEKIVAALYAAGFVSGAMSASFAGELADRYGRRLACIAYCVTYILTCLTMLTDDLFILFVGRFCGGISTTLLYSVFEAWMITEYNQRGLSRTNLKLGSIFGNMTTVSSIVAILSGVVGDILVSALGGRVWPFMASVACSTIAMFLISRRWKENYGTKQAGPATSSLADVKSGIRMIVGDRRILSLGLTSTFFEGAMYLFVFFWSAALKSARTRSGSDEELPFGLIFSSFMCAMMAGSAFFSLYSKAHTKETTSNILMIVVLLVSCCLSAAVLIDSEKLLFWALCMVEASIGAYFPSMSFLKSQVVEDGVRARVYSLLRLPLNVFVVVAHSLDEEGDGHRNNVFMTCAALLMVSFFIVKRTFAPDA, encoded by the exons ATGTCTTTCTACCAGATAAATCTGGCCGTTTTCGCGGCGGGGAACGGGTACATGCTCTACCGCCAGTACAAGCGCCAGGAGCAAGAAGTCCTTGATGAGCTGAAGCAGGAGGCTGCCGgtgtcgaggaggccgacggcaacgaAGACATCGAATTGCGCCACCTGCTCGCGGAGCCCGCCGAGTCGCAGGCCGCCATCCGACAGTTCCGGCTCGACTTTTTCCCCGTCTACGCCCTGGCAATGGCGGCGGACTGGCTGCAG GGCCCGCATATCTATGCCATTTACAAGTACGAGAAGAACATACCCGAAAAGATTGTCGCCGCCCTTTATGCCGCTGGCTTCGTCTCCGGTGCCATGTCAGCCTCGTTCGCCGGCGAACTCGCTGATCGGTacggccgccgtctcgcATGTATCGCGTACTGCGTCACCTACATTCTCACCTGCCTGACTATGCTCACGGACGACCTGTTCATCCTGTTCGTCGGCCGATTTTGCGGCGgcatctcgacgaccttgcTCTACAGCGTGTTCGAGGCATGGATGATCACGGAATACAACCAGCGTGGCCTGTCGCGGACGAACCTCAAGCTGGGCTCCATCTTTGGCAACATGACCACCGTCAGCTCTATCGTTGCGATCCTTtccggcgtcgtcggtgacATCCTGGTCAGCGCTCTGGGTGGTCGTGTCTGGCCTTTCATGGCAAGCGTGGCGTGTTCGACAATCGCCATGTTCTTGATCTCGAGAAGGTGGAAGGAGAACTACGGAACCAAGCAGGCTGgcccggcgacgtcgtcccTCGCGGACGTCAAGAGCGGAATCCGCATGATCGTGGGCGACAGGCGCATCTTGTCTCTGGGCTTGACGTCGACGTTTTTCGAGGGCGCCATGTACCTGTTCGTTTTCTTTTGGTCTGCGGCGCTGAAGAGCGCGAGAACCAGGTCCggctcggacgaggagctgccCTTTGGGCTCATCTTCTCGAGCTTCATGTGTGCTATGATGGCTGGGtctgccttcttctcgctctACAGCAAGGCCCACACCAAGGAAACGACTTCAAATATTCTGATGATCGTCGTGCTCTTGGTGAGCTGCTGTCTCTCGGCTGCCGTCCTGATTGACAGCGAAAAGCTGCTATTCTGGGCTCTGTGTATGGTGGAGGCATCCATCGGCGCGTACTTCCCCAGTATGTCCTTCCTGAAGagccaggtcgtcgaggacggcgtgcGAGCACGCGTGTACAGTCTGCTGAGGCTTCCACTCAACGTGTTTGTTGTCGTGGCCCATAGCCTGGACGAAGAGG GCGATGGACACAGGAACAACGTCTTCATGACTTGCGCCGCGCTGCTCATGGTGTCCTTCTTCATTGTCAAGAGAACCTTTGCACCGGATGCGTGA